Proteins encoded by one window of Rubrobacter indicoceani:
- a CDS encoding PAS domain S-box protein, protein MSARTEKEPRDLRVLVVEDSEDDAFLLVRELKRGGYRPLHRRVYTADDMRRALDEETWDIVVCDHSMPAFDSSAALEVLHERGYPDIPFMIVSGKIGEEAAVSAMRLGAHDYFMKENLARLNTAIERELREADNRRERRRAREDLRRSEERYRTFVAQSTEGIWRAELEEPLDTTLPPDEQLDLLYERLYFAEANDAMARMYGYRHGENLTGMRLESFMPRGDPASREFLKSGLENGYRVTDTESRETDRWGEERYFLNNFVGIVESGMLERIWGTQRDVTSRKQAEKALREAEEKYRSIFENAVEGIYQTTLSGKLLTANPTMARIFGYPSVREMLEIKDVGQTLYADPDDRERFAERVRRFGEVTGYEVKMVRKDGSEVWVSLAGRALADENGEFAGFEGTTEDISARRAAEEARRESEAIYRSVVENASEGIFVIEVGSQRILEANDFLRRSLGYSAADLAGMTLAELIAGSETRPGLDMTPVLERGTSRLGEMMFLRKDGSLAEVEVGASFIPYGGSQAVCIVAHDISDRRRMERVLGEIREAERKRISRDLHDGVLQDLTFALNSIQIERRIHGGRRKEEGEQVKLLQRALGGLREAIYDLRLDGPEEQTLRRSVESIIELNRQTNQGCEISLEVARDFPENVAGAQAMEVVRIVQEALTNVRRHSGAKNCLVSLGMDRDELSVTVGDDGVGFPAGQPAGIGLESMRERAETLGGRLLVEGEAGTTVTLSVPASVMHRGRAGNAAG, encoded by the coding sequence CCGCCGGGTCTACACGGCGGACGACATGCGCCGGGCGCTCGACGAGGAGACATGGGACATAGTCGTCTGCGACCACTCGATGCCCGCCTTCGACTCCTCGGCGGCGCTCGAAGTTCTGCACGAGCGGGGCTACCCGGACATTCCCTTTATGATCGTCTCCGGTAAGATAGGCGAGGAGGCCGCTGTTTCGGCGATGCGTCTCGGGGCGCACGACTACTTCATGAAGGAAAACCTCGCCCGCCTGAACACCGCGATAGAGCGGGAACTCAGGGAGGCCGATAACCGCCGCGAGCGCCGTCGAGCGCGTGAAGACCTGCGCCGGAGCGAGGAGCGTTACCGGACGTTCGTGGCCCAGAGCACCGAGGGGATCTGGCGCGCCGAGCTCGAGGAGCCGCTCGACACGACGCTCCCGCCCGATGAACAGCTGGATCTGCTCTACGAGCGGCTCTACTTTGCAGAGGCCAACGATGCGATGGCCCGGATGTACGGCTACAGGCACGGCGAGAACCTCACCGGGATGAGGCTGGAGAGCTTTATGCCTCGGGGGGACCCGGCCAGCCGGGAATTCCTGAAAAGCGGTCTTGAGAACGGATACCGCGTAACCGACACCGAGTCCCGCGAGACCGACCGCTGGGGCGAGGAGCGGTACTTTCTCAACAACTTCGTGGGCATAGTCGAGTCGGGGATGCTGGAGAGGATCTGGGGCACGCAGCGCGACGTGACCTCACGCAAGCAGGCAGAGAAGGCCCTCAGAGAGGCCGAGGAGAAGTACCGGAGCATCTTCGAGAACGCCGTGGAGGGCATCTACCAGACGACCCTCTCCGGCAAGCTGCTCACGGCCAACCCGACGATGGCGAGGATCTTCGGCTACCCGTCGGTCAGGGAGATGCTCGAGATAAAGGATGTCGGGCAGACGCTGTACGCCGACCCCGACGACCGGGAACGTTTCGCCGAGAGGGTCAGGAGGTTCGGCGAGGTAACCGGATACGAGGTAAAGATGGTCCGCAAGGACGGCTCGGAGGTCTGGGTCTCGCTGGCGGGTCGGGCTCTGGCCGACGAGAACGGCGAGTTCGCGGGGTTTGAGGGGACGACGGAGGATATCAGCGCAAGACGCGCCGCCGAAGAGGCGCGCCGGGAGAGCGAAGCCATCTACCGTTCGGTCGTCGAGAACGCTTCGGAGGGGATTTTCGTGATCGAGGTCGGGTCGCAGCGGATACTCGAAGCCAACGACTTCCTGCGGCGCTCGCTCGGGTACTCGGCGGCGGACCTTGCGGGGATGACCCTTGCGGAGCTCATCGCCGGAAGCGAGACCCGCCCCGGTCTGGATATGACGCCCGTCCTTGAGCGGGGAACGTCGCGGCTCGGTGAGATGATGTTCCTGAGAAAAGACGGGAGCCTTGCGGAGGTCGAGGTCGGGGCCAGCTTTATACCCTACGGTGGTTCGCAGGCCGTGTGCATCGTCGCCCACGACATATCCGACCGCCGCCGGATGGAGCGGGTCCTGGGTGAGATCCGCGAGGCGGAGCGAAAGAGGATCTCCCGCGACCTCCACGACGGTGTTTTGCAGGATCTCACTTTCGCCTTGAACTCCATACAGATAGAGCGTCGCATTCACGGGGGCAGGCGCAAGGAGGAGGGTGAGCAGGTAAAGCTTCTGCAGCGCGCCCTCGGCGGCCTGCGGGAGGCCATCTACGACCTGCGCCTCGACGGACCCGAAGAACAGACCCTGCGCCGTTCCGTAGAGTCGATCATCGAGCTGAACCGTCAGACAAACCAGGGGTGCGAGATCTCCCTCGAAGTAGCGCGGGATTTCCCGGAGAACGTAGCCGGAGCGCAGGCTATGGAGGTCGTCAGAATAGTCCAGGAGGCCCTGACGAACGTCCGAAGGCACTCCGGGGCGAAGAACTGCCTTGTCTCGCTCGGTATGGACCGTGACGAGCTGAGCGTAACGGTCGGCGACGATGGGGTCGGCTTCCCCGCCGGGCAGCCGGCCGGGATCGGTCTCGAAAGCATGCGCGAGAGGGCCGAGACCCTCGGCGGTCGTCTACTGGTGGAGGGTGAGGCCGGAACGACCGTTACCCTGAGCGTGCCGGCGAGCGTGATGCATCGCGGCCGCGCCGGGAACGCCGCCGGCTAG
- a CDS encoding LuxR C-terminal-related transcriptional regulator: protein MSVRQSSVGVFVLDDHKSIRQSLARLIEYEAGFEVAGQAGTLEETRGFLKRLAAEKGAAPPLLGLLDLNLPDGDGTEVIADFQALNPEFSALVLTASIDDLEHARAIETGASGVLHKASDVDDILDSLRMLANGESLLDQDELVRMVQLAASSRRQQVKTRKNVARLTKREMQVLTALSEGKSNKQIATDLRISLDTERTHMVNILSKLEAHSRLQALVVAVQTGLVEIERLG from the coding sequence TTGAGCGTTAGGCAGAGCAGCGTCGGGGTGTTTGTACTCGACGACCATAAATCGATCCGACAGTCGCTCGCAAGGCTTATAGAGTACGAGGCCGGCTTCGAGGTGGCCGGACAGGCCGGTACGCTCGAAGAGACGCGGGGGTTTCTGAAGAGGCTCGCCGCAGAGAAAGGGGCCGCGCCCCCGCTGCTCGGGCTTCTGGACCTCAACCTCCCGGACGGTGACGGCACCGAGGTGATAGCCGACTTCCAGGCGCTCAACCCCGAGTTCTCGGCGCTTGTCCTGACCGCCAGCATAGATGACCTCGAGCATGCGCGGGCCATAGAGACCGGGGCCTCCGGGGTGCTTCACAAGGCTTCGGACGTGGACGATATCCTTGACTCTTTGAGGATGCTCGCCAACGGCGAGAGCCTTCTGGATCAGGATGAACTGGTGAGGATGGTCCAGCTCGCGGCCAGTTCCCGGCGTCAGCAGGTAAAGACCAGGAAGAACGTCGCCCGGTTGACAAAGCGCGAGATGCAGGTTCTCACCGCCCTTTCGGAGGGGAAGAGCAACAAGCAGATAGCCACGGACCTCCGCATCAGCCTCGACACGGAACGCACGCACATGGTGAACATACTGAGCAAGCTTGAGGCGCACTCCCGGCTTCAGGCTCTGGTCGTCGCCGTTCAAACCGGCCTTGTAGAGATAGAGCGGCTCGGGTGA
- the dapF gene encoding diaminopimelate epimerase: MEFTKMHGCGNDFVVFDEAAVDGVSLPELARRVCDRHFGVGADGLLVPVRSEVADFRMVYLNADGSCAEMCGNGLRCLVRYASDRGMVEKDGLTVETGAGVKRVWLREDGSSTVEMGPPEIGGIVPLHGYDFLEVSMGNPHAVCVMESSEEVEALNLGLIGPPVERDRAFPQGTNVEFLYAVDTNSVRMRIWERGAGETLASGSGSCASAVAAISLGKVRSPVRVNLDGGTVEVAWKGGRSSVYMGGPAEYVFTGSLPDRQG; this comes from the coding sequence ATGGAATTCACCAAGATGCACGGTTGCGGCAACGATTTCGTTGTCTTCGATGAGGCGGCGGTGGACGGTGTGAGCCTTCCGGAACTTGCCCGTCGCGTCTGCGACCGGCACTTCGGGGTCGGGGCAGATGGGCTGCTCGTTCCGGTCCGCTCGGAGGTCGCCGATTTTCGCATGGTCTACCTCAACGCCGACGGTTCCTGCGCGGAGATGTGCGGCAACGGCCTGCGCTGCCTCGTGCGCTACGCAAGCGACCGGGGGATGGTCGAAAAAGACGGGCTGACGGTCGAGACGGGTGCGGGGGTAAAGCGCGTGTGGCTGCGCGAAGACGGCTCCTCGACGGTCGAGATGGGGCCGCCGGAGATCGGGGGCATCGTCCCGCTGCACGGCTACGATTTCCTTGAGGTCTCGATGGGCAACCCTCACGCCGTCTGTGTTATGGAAAGTTCTGAGGAAGTCGAGGCCCTGAACCTCGGGCTCATCGGCCCGCCCGTAGAGCGCGACAGAGCGTTTCCGCAGGGGACGAACGTGGAGTTTCTCTATGCCGTCGACACGAACAGCGTGAGGATGAGGATCTGGGAACGCGGCGCGGGCGAGACGCTCGCCTCTGGTTCTGGCTCGTGCGCCTCGGCGGTCGCCGCCATTTCCCTCGGCAAAGTCCGAAGCCCCGTCCGGGTAAACCTCGACGGCGGCACGGTAGAGGTCGCCTGGAAAGGTGGCCGATCGTCCGTCTACATGGGCGGCCCCGCCGAATACGTCTTTACCGGGAGCCTCCCGGACAGGCAGGGTTAG
- the dapB gene encoding 4-hydroxy-tetrahydrodipicolinate reductase — translation MAGEVAVRIAIIGAAGRMGRELCRAVLEDSDCELFGGTVEPGAPELGADLGTLCGSGEAGVAATEEPPESADVHIEFTSPAATIAHLSYGKPVVIGTTGFSQEQLQEVERAGENAAVMLAPNMSVGVNVLHEIVREVSRKLGEAYDIEVVETHHRHKVDAPSGTALFLGRAAAEGRGLDFDRVAVHGREGVSPRTEGEIGVHALRGGAVVGEHRIIFYSEGEEVEVIHRALSRRTFADGAVRAAKFAADAPPGFYSMADVLA, via the coding sequence TTGGCTGGAGAAGTGGCCGTCAGGATCGCGATAATCGGGGCGGCGGGGCGCATGGGCCGTGAGCTCTGCCGGGCGGTTCTGGAGGATTCGGACTGCGAGCTTTTCGGCGGCACGGTAGAGCCGGGGGCCCCGGAGCTCGGCGCGGACCTCGGTACGCTGTGCGGCTCCGGCGAGGCGGGCGTCGCTGCAACGGAGGAGCCGCCGGAGAGCGCCGACGTGCACATCGAGTTCACGAGCCCGGCTGCAACGATCGCGCACCTTTCGTACGGAAAGCCCGTGGTCATCGGAACGACGGGCTTTTCGCAGGAGCAGCTCCAGGAGGTCGAACGCGCCGGAGAAAACGCCGCCGTGATGCTCGCCCCGAACATGAGCGTCGGAGTGAACGTGCTGCACGAGATCGTCCGGGAGGTATCGCGCAAGCTCGGTGAAGCCTACGACATCGAGGTGGTGGAGACGCACCACAGGCACAAGGTGGATGCGCCTTCCGGGACGGCGCTGTTTCTCGGTCGGGCCGCTGCGGAGGGTCGGGGGCTGGACTTCGACAGGGTCGCGGTGCACGGTCGGGAGGGTGTCTCGCCGCGCACGGAGGGTGAGATCGGGGTCCACGCCCTCAGGGGCGGGGCGGTCGTCGGGGAGCACCGCATCATCTTCTATTCGGAGGGTGAGGAAGTCGAGGTGATACACCGCGCCCTATCGAGAAGGACCTTCGCAGACGGAGCGGTTCGGGCGGCGAAGTTCGCGGCGGACGCGCCACCCGGCTTCTACTCGATGGCGGACGTGCTGGCCTGA
- the dapA gene encoding 4-hydroxy-tetrahydrodipicolinate synthase, which produces MFSGTFTALITPFKNGEVDVEALEALVEFQISGGVSGLVPCGTTGESPTLSEAEDRIVIETVVRVSAGRVPVIAGTGSNSTDMAIKYTKMAEGVGADGSLQVSPYYNKPTQDGLYAHFTTVAENTDLPVVIYNIPGRTGVTVEPETMARLAEIPNIVATKDSTLSMASAAETKRLSGEDFDLLSGDDPVTLPIIALGGTGAVAVASNIAPRAYSEMVNAALGGDFARARELHYDLLRLFGALSTETNPIPVKTAASILGLCSDEMRLPMQPMSGENLDRLRRDLEELSHLLPTPEEVR; this is translated from the coding sequence GTGTTTAGCGGGACTTTTACGGCCCTGATCACACCTTTCAAGAACGGGGAGGTGGACGTGGAGGCCCTGGAGGCCCTGGTGGAGTTCCAGATATCGGGCGGCGTCTCGGGCCTCGTCCCGTGCGGTACGACAGGTGAATCCCCTACCCTTTCGGAGGCCGAAGACCGCATCGTTATAGAAACGGTCGTGCGCGTCTCGGCGGGCCGTGTCCCCGTTATCGCCGGCACCGGCTCCAATAGCACGGACATGGCGATCAAATACACGAAGATGGCCGAGGGAGTCGGGGCCGACGGCTCCCTGCAGGTATCACCGTATTATAACAAGCCCACGCAGGACGGCTTGTACGCGCATTTTACAACGGTCGCGGAGAACACGGACCTGCCGGTCGTGATCTACAACATCCCCGGCAGGACGGGGGTTACGGTCGAGCCGGAGACGATGGCCCGGCTGGCCGAAATTCCGAACATAGTTGCTACAAAAGACTCGACGCTCTCGATGGCGTCGGCGGCTGAGACGAAGCGGCTCTCGGGCGAGGACTTCGACCTGCTCTCCGGCGACGACCCGGTTACGCTCCCGATCATCGCACTCGGTGGGACGGGTGCGGTTGCGGTCGCTTCGAATATAGCTCCGAGGGCGTACTCGGAGATGGTGAACGCCGCGCTCGGCGGGGACTTCGCAAGGGCTCGGGAGCTTCACTACGATCTCCTGCGGCTCTTTGGCGCGCTTTCGACGGAGACGAACCCCATCCCGGTAAAGACGGCGGCCTCCATCCTCGGGCTTTGCTCCGATGAGATGCGGCTTCCCATGCAGCCGATGAGCGGCGAGAACCTCGACAGGCTGCGCCGCGATCTGGAAGAACTCAGCCATCTGCTGCCGACGCCGGAAGAAGTGCGCTAG
- a CDS encoding aspartate kinase, with the protein MGIVVQKYGGSSVATSEHIKAVAQKVKRTKDSGEDPVVVVSAMGKTTDRLLKLANEVSSDPSPREIDQLLSTGEEQSVALLAMALHDSEVDAVSLTGPQAGFRIEGRYGSGVISEIKPDRIHTLIEEGHAVIVAGFQGMNSLGDVMTLGRGGSDTTAVALAAALGAERCEIYTDVDGVYTTDPRIVPEARRIPVISFEEMAEMSWRGAKVMHPRAVELGALHGVEIHVRSSFDDGPGTVITGGKNLERLETRETVAGIVHDYDVARITLNAIKTGPGTLSKVFTPLAERGISVDIIVESGAGGGAADIAFTVKKSDFDETMRITNRVASTLDGAAEGEVDLGKVSVVGTGMLNRPGYAAKMFSTLGEAGIPIRLASTSEIQVTCVIASERVEEAVRNLHRAFELENVSDTEDNGEDYRV; encoded by the coding sequence TTGGGCATAGTGGTCCAGAAGTACGGCGGCTCATCGGTGGCGACCTCGGAGCACATAAAGGCGGTCGCCCAGAAGGTAAAACGCACAAAGGACTCCGGCGAAGACCCGGTCGTCGTGGTGAGCGCGATGGGCAAAACCACGGATCGCCTCCTGAAGCTGGCGAACGAGGTCTCTAGCGACCCGTCCCCCCGCGAAATAGACCAGCTTCTCTCCACGGGCGAGGAACAGTCGGTTGCCCTGCTTGCGATGGCCCTCCACGACTCGGAGGTGGATGCGGTCTCCCTGACCGGCCCCCAGGCGGGGTTCCGCATAGAAGGCCGCTACGGCTCCGGTGTGATCTCGGAGATAAAACCCGACCGCATCCACACCCTTATAGAAGAGGGCCACGCCGTGATAGTCGCCGGGTTTCAGGGAATGAACTCTCTTGGCGACGTGATGACGCTCGGGCGCGGCGGCTCGGACACGACGGCGGTGGCTCTGGCCGCTGCCCTGGGGGCCGAGCGGTGCGAGATCTACACCGACGTGGACGGCGTCTACACGACTGACCCGAGGATAGTCCCCGAAGCCCGCAGGATCCCCGTTATCTCGTTTGAGGAGATGGCGGAGATGTCGTGGCGCGGGGCGAAGGTCATGCACCCGAGGGCCGTGGAGCTGGGGGCTCTGCACGGGGTCGAGATCCACGTGCGGTCTTCCTTCGACGATGGCCCAGGAACCGTGATAACCGGAGGTAAGAACTTGGAACGCCTTGAAACCCGCGAAACCGTCGCCGGGATCGTTCACGATTACGACGTGGCCCGCATTACCCTCAACGCGATCAAAACCGGGCCGGGGACGCTCAGCAAGGTCTTTACGCCGCTCGCGGAGCGCGGCATCTCGGTGGACATCATCGTGGAGAGCGGCGCAGGGGGCGGGGCGGCAGATATCGCCTTCACCGTGAAGAAGTCCGACTTCGACGAGACGATGCGCATAACGAACAGGGTCGCGTCGACGCTCGACGGGGCGGCGGAGGGCGAGGTGGACCTCGGAAAGGTTTCGGTTGTCGGTACGGGGATGCTCAACCGTCCGGGTTACGCCGCAAAGATGTTCTCGACGCTCGGTGAAGCGGGGATACCGATCCGGCTGGCCTCTACATCCGAGATTCAGGTTACGTGCGTTATAGCGTCCGAGCGGGTGGAGGAAGCGGTCAGGAACCTGCACCGGGCATTTGAGCTCGAGAACGTATCAGACACAGAAGACAATGGGGAGGATTATCGTGTTTAG
- a CDS encoding E3 ubiquitin ligase family protein, producing MLFGGVFVLVGVVIVIAAVVVLYFRRRTLGKTDLMRKTETLDAASVGSAAPGTLVEVKGTLRCGEPVTAELSGEVCAYALTKVVREYEDVDRDADGDRRVTRRSETLAENEEIAPFFIEDGSGEVEVNARGAEVDAEQVVNRFERDPGEGGLSLGGIRIDLGGGGDRTLGYRHTESILRPDSPVYVLGTVGADGVVQAAGDNTKEQTFIVSHRSEEQLEKGYRKEAMILGFVAAGLFVFGLVFVAVGVGAAFLGA from the coding sequence ATGCTTTTTGGTGGGGTCTTTGTTCTGGTGGGGGTCGTGATCGTCATCGCGGCGGTGGTAGTTCTCTACTTTCGCCGCCGCACCCTGGGCAAGACGGATCTGATGCGCAAGACCGAGACGCTGGACGCGGCTTCGGTCGGTTCAGCAGCGCCGGGCACGCTCGTCGAGGTCAAGGGGACGCTGCGGTGCGGGGAGCCGGTTACGGCGGAGCTCTCCGGGGAGGTCTGCGCCTACGCCCTGACAAAGGTTGTCCGCGAGTACGAGGACGTGGATCGCGACGCCGATGGCGACCGCCGCGTTACCCGCCGCTCGGAGACGCTCGCAGAAAACGAAGAGATCGCCCCGTTTTTCATCGAGGACGGCTCCGGCGAGGTGGAGGTGAACGCTCGGGGCGCGGAGGTGGACGCCGAGCAGGTCGTGAACCGTTTCGAGCGGGATCCCGGCGAGGGCGGGCTGTCGCTCGGCGGCATCAGGATAGATTTAGGCGGCGGAGGCGACCGGACGCTCGGCTACCGGCACACGGAGTCCATCCTGCGGCCGGACTCCCCCGTCTACGTGCTCGGCACGGTCGGGGCCGACGGTGTAGTACAGGCGGCCGGAGACAACACAAAAGAGCAGACCTTTATCGTAAGCCACCGCTCCGAAGAGCAACTCGAGAAGGGCTACAGAAAGGAGGCGATGATCCTCGGCTTCGTCGCCGCCGGGCTGTTCGTATTCGGGCTGGTGTTTGTCGCCGTCGGGGTCGGCGCGGCGTTTCTCGGGGCCTGA
- a CDS encoding CPBP family intramembrane glutamic endopeptidase codes for MELFLEKGRRRPRALFRLLIQFSLSFFLSLAAISLLSIPLFLSGGPGAAESGPQLFLVSSLGSLVATLLSLFLAARFLDRRRFREYGFSLDRGWFLDLGFGLALGALLMSGVFLTQLAFGWVSVTGAFYSGFDGVPFILGILPPLVVFLCVGIYEEAASRGYQLRNISEGLNYPSIGPRVSVLLAWVATSAVFGLLHLGNPNADLVSTLNISLAGLLLGAGYVLTGELAIPIGLHITWNFFQGSVFGFPVSGLASLGGSFLTVEQSGPETWTGGEFGPEAGLLLPFVIGLGTLATIFWVKLRHGQVGIATRIAEAPPV; via the coding sequence ATGGAGCTATTTCTGGAGAAGGGCCGCCGCAGACCGAGGGCGCTTTTCAGGCTCCTGATCCAGTTCAGCCTCTCGTTTTTCCTTTCGCTCGCGGCGATCTCGCTTCTCAGCATCCCGCTTTTTCTTTCGGGCGGACCGGGTGCCGCTGAGTCCGGCCCGCAGCTTTTTCTGGTGAGCAGCCTCGGAAGCCTGGTGGCGACGCTCCTGAGCCTGTTCCTCGCGGCCCGCTTTCTTGACCGCCGGAGGTTCCGGGAGTACGGCTTCAGCCTCGACCGGGGCTGGTTTCTGGACCTCGGCTTCGGGCTTGCGCTCGGCGCGCTGCTGATGAGCGGGGTGTTTCTGACGCAGCTCGCCTTCGGCTGGGTCTCGGTTACCGGAGCGTTCTATTCCGGTTTCGACGGTGTTCCGTTTATCCTCGGCATCCTGCCGCCGCTCGTCGTTTTTCTGTGCGTCGGCATCTACGAGGAGGCCGCCTCGCGCGGTTACCAGCTCAGGAATATCTCCGAGGGCCTCAACTACCCGTCCATCGGCCCGAGGGTCTCCGTGCTTTTGGCCTGGGTCGCTACCTCGGCGGTCTTTGGCCTTCTACACCTCGGCAACCCGAACGCGGATCTTGTGAGCACCCTAAACATCTCCCTCGCCGGGCTGCTGCTCGGGGCCGGGTACGTTCTCACCGGGGAGCTTGCCATCCCCATCGGCCTGCACATAACGTGGAACTTCTTTCAGGGCAGCGTCTTCGGCTTCCCGGTGAGCGGCCTTGCAAGTCTCGGAGGCTCGTTTTTAACGGTCGAGCAATCCGGCCCCGAAACCTGGACCGGCGGCGAGTTTGGCCCCGAAGCCGGGCTGCTTCTGCCGTTTGTTATCGGGCTCGGAACCCTCGCCACCATCTTCTGGGTCAAACTCAGGCACGGACAGGTCGGGATCGCCACCCGCATCGCCGAAGCCCCGCCGGTCTAA
- a CDS encoding peroxiredoxin family protein, with translation MPEITAGAIAPNFELPDEQTTPWVLSGQLELGPVLLVFYRGDWCAYDNGQLAGLARGFHEIERRGVQIAGICVDPPQNNLRLSNELLLPFPLLSDPHGDVARLYETWNPEEGVSAPAIVAVGRGGVIGGVISGKDFADRPEDKEVLSLVRSLDGSVRGEYRGGERRVRVGAEDTGTSVRQERRVMTLEENITFFDGALLSAAVVLSRLESRRSSRGTRREVSRVEGTLRLYRDYLIETARLREGS, from the coding sequence ATGCCTGAGATCACAGCGGGGGCGATCGCCCCGAACTTCGAGTTGCCTGATGAACAGACCACACCGTGGGTACTCTCCGGTCAACTGGAGCTCGGGCCGGTCCTGCTTGTTTTCTACCGGGGCGACTGGTGCGCCTACGACAACGGGCAGCTCGCCGGGCTTGCGAGAGGCTTCCACGAGATAGAGCGTCGCGGGGTTCAGATCGCCGGGATCTGCGTTGATCCGCCGCAGAACAACCTCCGGCTCTCCAACGAGTTGCTCCTGCCGTTTCCGCTGCTCTCGGACCCGCACGGAGACGTCGCCCGGCTCTACGAGACCTGGAATCCGGAGGAGGGTGTCTCGGCCCCGGCTATCGTCGCCGTTGGCCGGGGGGGTGTGATCGGCGGCGTCATCTCGGGCAAGGACTTTGCGGACCGTCCCGAAGACAAGGAGGTCCTCTCTCTGGTGCGTTCGCTTGATGGCTCGGTCCGGGGCGAGTACCGGGGCGGCGAGCGGCGGGTGCGCGTCGGGGCGGAGGATACCGGCACGAGCGTCCGTCAGGAGCGGAGGGTGATGACGCTCGAAGAGAACATAACCTTCTTTGACGGCGCGCTGCTCTCGGCGGCGGTGGTCTTATCGCGTCTGGAGAGCCGTCGCAGCTCGCGCGGAACCCGCCGCGAGGTTTCCAGGGTGGAGGGCACCCTGCGTCTTTACCGGGACTACCTTATCGAAACGGCTCGACTTCGGGAGGGGTCCTGA